The Ancylothrix sp. D3o genomic interval GACCACCAGAAAGACAAAGAACCATGCAACTGCCTGATGGTCGTAGATTAGCTTGGTCGGAATGGGGGCCGGTGGATGGTATTCCGGTGTTGTTTTGCACTGGGGCGGCCATGAGCAGTTGGTTGGGTTTTGGGGTGAACGAGCTTCCCACCCTTGATCTTAGGTTGATTGCAATTGACCGGCCTGGCTTGGGTTTATCAGACCCCTACCCAAACAAAACTTTGTCTTCTTGGGTGGAGGATATGAGAGAGTTTATTGGGTCTCAGAAACTCCAGAATGTTCTAGCTGTTGCTTTTTCTCAAGGAGCGCCGTTTGCTTTTGCTTTGGCCGCACAGAATTTGATAGAAGCGCTGGCAATTGTGTCGGGCCAGGACGATCTTACTCATCCAGATGTTTTACCCTTAGTACATCCAGATGTAAAAGGCATGATTGCTGCTATTGGCCAAGATGCCACAGGATTTGAGCAGCACTTTTCCCAAATTGCTACAGCAGAAGGGTTATGGCAATTAATTATAGGCATGAGTGCTCCACAAGATCGCCTAGTATATGAAAGTGAGCCATTTAGCCAAGCTTTTAGGAAAGCCTTGGAAGACGGTTTTTTACAAGGCGCACGAGGATACGCACGGGATCTTGTTAACGCGCTTAGTCCTTGGCATATAAAGCTAGAAGAAATTAGCATTCCTGTAGACCTCTGGTACGGGGGCTTGGATACCAGTACAGTTCACTCTCCTGATTTTGGTGCAACCTTGGTA includes:
- a CDS encoding alpha/beta fold hydrolase, with translation PPERQRTMQLPDGRRLAWSEWGPVDGIPVLFCTGAAMSSWLGFGVNELPTLDLRLIAIDRPGLGLSDPYPNKTLSSWVEDMREFIGSQKLQNVLAVAFSQGAPFAFALAAQNLIEALAIVSGQDDLTHPDVLPLVHPDVKGMIAAIGQDATGFEQHFSQIATAEGLWQLIIGMSAPQDRLVYESEPFSQAFRKALEDGFLQGARGYARDLVNALSPWHIKLEEISIPVDLWYGGLDTSTVHSPDFGATLVNRLSLAKRIFEPNEGGSILWTKSEEILSKLKSHLLIA